From Plectropomus leopardus isolate mb chromosome 17, YSFRI_Pleo_2.0, whole genome shotgun sequence, a single genomic window includes:
- the LOC121956672 gene encoding proteasome activator complex subunit 3-like isoform X2 — MSSLLKVERELKTRVETFREQISSEAEHLVASFFPQKLLELDDFSQGKWLAKWLEPILNVKDLKEIHSEIKFRVPESVLFTNSHDGVDTNTKKRKLEDGVADGSCQGGTKTLLMPEEMLKCNTKLVDLIERVKPEIRTLIEKCNTVKTWVQLLIPRIEDGNNFGVSIQEETVAELRTVESEAASYLDQISRYYITRAKLVSKIVKYPHVEDYRRTISEIDEKEYISLKIIVSELRNQYVILHDMILKNIEKIKKPRNSNSEALY, encoded by the exons ATGTCATCTCTTCTGAAGGTGGAGCGCGAGCTGAAGACCAGG GTGGAAACATTCAGGGAGCAGATCAGCAGTGAG GCTGAGCACCTGGTTGCCAGCTTCTTCCCTCAAAAGCTCCTGGAGTTGGATGATTTTTCTCAAGGTAAGTGGCTAGCTAAGTGGCTA GAGCCGATCCTCAACGTGAAGGACCTGAAAGAAATCCACTCAGAGATCAAGTTCAGAGTCCCCGAGTCCGTCCTTTTCACCAACAGCCATGATGGCGTGGACACG AATACGAAGAAGAGGAAACTAGAAGATGGAGTTGCTGACGGGAGCTGTcaag GGGGAACCAAAACACTGCTGATGCCAGAGGAGATGCTGAAATGTAACACCAAGCTGGTGGACCTGATCGAGCGAGTCAAACCAGAGATCAGGACTCTGATAGAAAAGTGTAACACA GTTAAGACTTGGGTCCAGCTGCTCATCCCCAGAATAGAAGATGGGAACAACTTTGGAGTCTCCATACAG gagGAGACAGTGGCAGAGCTGAGGACCGTGGAGTCAGAGGCAGCGTCTTACTTGGACCAGATCTCCAGATATTACATCACAAGAGCCAAGCTCGTCTCCAAAATTGTCAAGTACCCTCACGTG GAGGACTACAGGAGGACCATTTCAGAGATCGACGAGAAGGAATACATCAGTTTGAAAATCATAGTTTCAGAGCTCAGGAATCAATAT GTGATTCTTCATGATATGATCCTGAAGAACATTGAGAAGATCAAGAAACCCAGAAACAGCAACTCTGAAGCTCTTTACTGA
- the LOC121956672 gene encoding proteasome activator complex subunit 3-like isoform X1 gives MIFLKEPILNVKDLKEIHSEIKFRVPESVLFTNSHDGVDTNTKKRKLEDGVADGSCQGGTKTLLMPEEMLKCNTKLVDLIERVKPEIRTLIEKCNTVKTWVQLLIPRIEDGNNFGVSIQEETVAELRTVESEAASYLDQISRYYITRAKLVSKIVKYPHVEDYRRTISEIDEKEYISLKIIVSELRNQYVILHDMILKNIEKIKKPRNSNSEALY, from the exons ATGATTTTTCTCAAG GAGCCGATCCTCAACGTGAAGGACCTGAAAGAAATCCACTCAGAGATCAAGTTCAGAGTCCCCGAGTCCGTCCTTTTCACCAACAGCCATGATGGCGTGGACACG AATACGAAGAAGAGGAAACTAGAAGATGGAGTTGCTGACGGGAGCTGTcaag GGGGAACCAAAACACTGCTGATGCCAGAGGAGATGCTGAAATGTAACACCAAGCTGGTGGACCTGATCGAGCGAGTCAAACCAGAGATCAGGACTCTGATAGAAAAGTGTAACACA GTTAAGACTTGGGTCCAGCTGCTCATCCCCAGAATAGAAGATGGGAACAACTTTGGAGTCTCCATACAG gagGAGACAGTGGCAGAGCTGAGGACCGTGGAGTCAGAGGCAGCGTCTTACTTGGACCAGATCTCCAGATATTACATCACAAGAGCCAAGCTCGTCTCCAAAATTGTCAAGTACCCTCACGTG GAGGACTACAGGAGGACCATTTCAGAGATCGACGAGAAGGAATACATCAGTTTGAAAATCATAGTTTCAGAGCTCAGGAATCAATAT GTGATTCTTCATGATATGATCCTGAAGAACATTGAGAAGATCAAGAAACCCAGAAACAGCAACTCTGAAGCTCTTTACTGA